In the Telopea speciosissima isolate NSW1024214 ecotype Mountain lineage chromosome 2, Tspe_v1, whole genome shotgun sequence genome, one interval contains:
- the LOC122652453 gene encoding exonuclease 1-like, which translates to MKMDSERKFGCNISHLSDYSDIAEKSMEKFVSVMSSFTCTSSGSRASGLRAHLRDVQNTCAPRSTTAPKDLSRFSYVPKKSADCICISQKLSLICIVLFSYVEGQPLHPKDLSRYSYAHKIRRLPQHLQKLSFICI; encoded by the exons ATGAAGATGGACAGTGAAAGGAAATTTGGATGTAACATTTCCCATTTAAGCGATTATTCTGATATAGCAGAGAAATCAATGGAAAAGTTTGTCTCAGTCATGTCATCATTCACATGCACATCATCTGGATCTCGTGCCAGTGGTCTCCGTGCCCATTTGAGAGATGTACAGAACACATGTGCACCAag GTCAACCACTGCGCCCAAGGATTTAAGCAGATTTTCATATGTGCCCAAAAAATCAGCAGACTGCATCTGCATCTCACAGAAACTAAGTTTGATTTGCATTGTTCTCTTCTCTTACGTTGAAGGTCAACCATTGCACCCCAAGGATTTAAGCAGATATTCATATGCACACAAAATCAGAAGACTGCCTCAACATCTACAGAAACTGAGTTTCATTTGTATTTAA
- the LOC122651099 gene encoding F-box/kelch-repeat protein At3g23880-like, which yields MPNLPLDIIKEILLRLPVKSLLRFRCVSQDWRCLISGDSFFISMYHNRSIEKNPSSLILIDTKNNFYTVVDNSCHKLLFDEDDMPFFLTTSSCNIELGGNNNDYRRRNIKVVDSCNGLLCFTYSKGRISYSDLIYLLNPATRELKELPPHPNSYSSPFCEIFFNSFGSTRIGFGFDPMSKDYKVVKLVNCIEHGHVWVYSLNSDNWRKLGGDIPIQVPKQLFVHPKSRKTPVVNAAIHWMVSSGEIYLFDLVHEVFRELPPPPTPGKRRGYSKDILVMGGCLSVFFDCVLKENSTAYKIEIWMMKEYGVKESWTKQLIVFNSHPFDYYFPLVYGWECTPLEFWNDDDQILFEKSGGGNQLILYNTRTKTTKWNLGIRGLPHVFTAFTHAETLVMLNQGCREWPVTTEEKGTLA from the coding sequence ATGCCGAATCTCCCACTGGACATAATTAAGGAGATCCTCTTAAGGTTACCCGTGAAGTCCCTGCTTCGATTCAGGTGCGTTTCCCAAGATTGGCGATGTTTGATTAGCGGTGATTCTTTCTTCATCTCTATGTACCACAATCGATCTATAGAGAAGAACCCTTCTTCTCTCATCTTAATTGATACTAAAAACAACTTTTACACAGTAGTAGACAATTCTTGTCATAAACTCCTCTTTGATGAAGATGATATGCCTTTCTTCTTAACAACTTCTTCTTGTAATATCGAATTGGGGGGGAATAATAATGATTACCGGCGGCGTAATATCAAAGTCGTGGATTCGTGCAATGGGTTGTTATGTTTTACGTATTCAAAAGGAAGGATTAGTTACAGCGATCTCATATACCTGTTGAATCCAGCCACTCGAGAACTCAAGGAGCTTCCACCACATCCAAATTCATATTCTTCTCCCTTCTgtgaaatattttttaattctttcGGTTCCACTCGGATCGGATTTGGGTTTGATCCCATGAGTAAAGACTACAAGGTCGTTAAGCTTGTAAACTgtattgaacatggccatgtcTGGGTGTACTCGTTGAATTCCGATAACTGGAGAAAACTTGGAGGAGACATCCCAATCCAAGTCCCAAAACAACTATTTGTCCATCCAAAATCACGAAAAACGCCAGTGGTCAATGCTGCTATTCATTGGATGGTATCTTCAGGGGAGATATACTTGTTTGATCTAGTACATGAGGTGTTTAGAGAGTTACCGCCGCCGCCAACTCCTGGAAAACGACGAGGTTACTCCAAAGATATTTTGGTGATGGGAGGATGCCTTTCTGTTTTCTTTGATTGcgttttaaaagaaaattctacTGCTTACAAGATTGAGATTTGGATGATGAAGGAATATGGTGTCAAGGAGTCTTGGACTAAACAACTAATCGTTTTCAATTCTCACCCGTTTGATTACTACTTTCCACTGGTATATGGTTGGGAGTGTACACCACTTGAATTCTGGAACGATGATGATCAAATTCTATTTGAGAAAAGTGGTGGTGgtaaccaactaattttgtacaACACCAGGACCAAGACCACAAAATGGAATCTTGGAATTCGTGGACTTCCACATGTGTTCACAGCATTTACTCACGCCGAGACTCTTGTTATGCTCAATCAAGGGTGCAGGGAGTGGCCCGTAACTACAGAGGAGAAAGGAACCCTGGCCTGA